In one Thioclava sp. ES.031 genomic region, the following are encoded:
- a CDS encoding FAD synthetase family protein gives MSLDFTGMKTQVLRDDQIALPASVLTIGAFDGVHRGHQALISRAVAEARAAGVASVVWTFDPPPKVFFGRAKQLSPVSEKLARIARLGPDYIVLASFCKSYAARSPQAFLDDLARINPARIHVGADFRFGAKQAGCVTTLAERFDVTLAPAVLCEGGEVISSTRIRGLRAEGRSREAMALQGSTDAAALMSGALLTLDMRFGEEFDVRN, from the coding sequence ATGAGTTTGGATTTCACAGGGATGAAGACGCAGGTGCTGCGCGACGATCAGATCGCGCTGCCCGCGAGCGTCCTGACCATCGGCGCTTTCGACGGCGTCCATCGTGGCCATCAGGCGCTGATCTCGCGCGCCGTGGCCGAGGCGCGGGCGGCAGGGGTCGCGTCGGTCGTCTGGACCTTCGATCCGCCGCCGAAAGTGTTCTTCGGGCGCGCCAAGCAACTGTCGCCGGTGTCGGAGAAACTCGCCCGGATCGCGCGGCTCGGGCCGGACTACATCGTGCTGGCGTCGTTTTGCAAAAGCTACGCGGCGCGCAGCCCGCAGGCGTTTCTGGACGATCTGGCGCGGATCAACCCGGCCCGCATCCATGTCGGCGCGGATTTCCGCTTCGGCGCGAAACAGGCGGGCTGCGTGACCACACTGGCCGAGCGCTTCGACGTGACGCTGGCGCCTGCGGTGCTGTGCGAAGGCGGCGAGGTGATCTCGTCCACGCGCATCCGGGGCCTGCGCGCCGAAGGCCGGTCGCGCGAGGCCATGGCCCTGCAGGGCTCGACCGATGCCGCCGCGCTGATGTCCGGCGCGCTTCTGACACTGGATATGAGATTTGGGGAGGAATTCGATGTCCGGAATTGA
- a CDS encoding 4-hydroxyphenylacetate 3-hydroxylase N-terminal domain-containing protein — MKDQVKDAQSGVTTPYTGDEYLASLQDAREVYVHGERVKDVTKHPAFRNSSRMVARWYDKLHAEKDTIGRPTDTGSGGWTHPFFKGAKTKEDLIAGRDAIAATQRVANGWMGRAPDYKAAFLGTLGANSGYYGEYEQNAKNWYAKSQERLDYWNHAIINPPIDRHLPAEETGDVFMQVEKETDAGIVVSGAKVVATGSALTHYNFIGYYGVPIKDKKFALTFTAPMDSPGVKLISRASYELNAAVMGTPFDYPLSSRLDENDAILVFDKVLVPWENLFLYGDIEKVNGFFPASGFAPRFTLHGCTRLAVKLDFIAGLFSKALDATGAGGFRGPQTAVGEVIGWRNLFWGLSDAMVMNPDDWAGTDGYLAPKSSSAMAYRVFAPMAYSRIKELIERHVASGLIYLPSSTLDFQSEDVRPYLDRFVRGSNGMVAVDRVKLLKLLWDAIGSEFGGRHELYESNYAGNYEAIRMETMFTAQATGELDMMRGLVDNFMSEYDLDGWVSKDLVNPWDVNRLKGGFQA; from the coding sequence ATGAAAGACCAAGTGAAAGACGCCCAAAGCGGCGTCACGACCCCCTATACCGGTGACGAATATCTCGCGAGCCTGCAGGACGCCCGTGAGGTCTATGTCCATGGCGAGCGCGTCAAGGATGTGACCAAGCACCCGGCATTTCGCAACTCGTCGCGCATGGTGGCGCGCTGGTATGACAAGCTGCATGCCGAGAAGGACACGATCGGGCGGCCCACCGATACCGGCTCGGGCGGATGGACGCACCCGTTCTTCAAGGGCGCGAAGACGAAAGAAGACCTGATAGCGGGCCGCGACGCCATCGCCGCCACGCAGCGCGTGGCAAACGGCTGGATGGGCCGTGCCCCGGATTACAAGGCGGCCTTCCTAGGCACGCTGGGCGCGAATTCCGGCTATTATGGAGAATACGAGCAGAACGCGAAGAACTGGTATGCCAAGTCGCAGGAGCGTCTCGATTACTGGAACCACGCGATCATCAACCCGCCGATCGACCGTCACCTGCCGGCTGAGGAGACCGGCGACGTGTTCATGCAGGTCGAGAAGGAAACCGATGCGGGCATCGTGGTGTCCGGCGCGAAAGTGGTCGCGACCGGCTCGGCGCTGACGCATTACAATTTCATCGGCTATTACGGCGTGCCGATCAAAGACAAGAAGTTCGCACTGACCTTCACCGCGCCGATGGACAGCCCCGGCGTGAAGCTGATCTCGCGCGCGTCCTACGAGTTGAACGCCGCCGTCATGGGCACGCCCTTCGACTACCCGCTGTCCTCGCGCCTCGATGAGAACGACGCGATCCTCGTCTTCGACAAGGTGCTCGTGCCGTGGGAGAACCTGTTCCTCTATGGCGATATCGAGAAGGTGAACGGCTTCTTCCCGGCCTCCGGCTTCGCGCCGCGCTTCACGCTGCATGGCTGCACCCGTCTGGCGGTGAAGCTCGACTTCATCGCGGGCCTGTTCTCCAAGGCACTCGACGCGACCGGGGCAGGCGGCTTCCGCGGTCCGCAAACGGCGGTGGGCGAGGTGATCGGCTGGCGTAACCTGTTCTGGGGCCTCAGCGACGCAATGGTGATGAACCCCGACGACTGGGCCGGAACCGATGGCTATCTCGCGCCGAAATCGTCCTCGGCGATGGCTTACCGCGTCTTCGCGCCGATGGCCTATAGCCGGATCAAAGAGCTGATCGAGCGCCACGTCGCCTCGGGTCTGATCTACCTGCCGTCCTCGACGCTCGATTTCCAATCGGAAGACGTGCGCCCCTATCTCGACCGCTTCGTGCGCGGCTCGAACGGGATGGTCGCGGTCGACCGGGTGAAATTGCTGAAGCTTCTCTGGGACGCGATCGGCTCGGAATTCGGCGGTCGTCACGAGCTCTACGAGAGCAACTATGCGGGCAATTACGAAGCGATCCGCATGGAGACCATGTTCACCGCTCAGGCCACGGGCGAGTTGGATATGATGCGCGGCCTCGTCGACAATTTCATGAGCGAATACGACCTCGACGGCTGGGTGTCGAAGGATCTCGTGAACCCCTGGGACGTGAACCGCCTCAAGGGCGGGTTCCAGGCCTGA
- a CDS encoding tripartite tricarboxylate transporter substrate binding protein: MAFKLMRAAIAAAALTVATGASAQECIAPANPGGGWDFTCRQVGKSMQDLGLIDSTMQVVNLAGGGGGVAFAEVVNKRNDDDNLIVAASSATATRLAQGAYPGNSMDQVRWVGSIGADYGVIAVAADSDIQTLPELLDKIKADPTSVSVAGGSAVGGWDHLKVLIAADAYGIDDVRQVKYIAFDGGGEAVTQLLAGSVQAFTGDLSEAKGFVDSGDIRVIAVLAPERLEGEFSKFPTAKEQGIDAIGANWRGFYAPGGMSDEAYQAWVDKVGQLYASDEWKQVMAANGLAPLNLQGAEFESFVQNSVQQIQDISRQIGIIK; encoded by the coding sequence ATGGCTTTTAAACTCATGCGCGCGGCGATTGCTGCAGCGGCACTTACCGTTGCGACCGGCGCCTCGGCGCAGGAATGCATCGCGCCCGCGAACCCCGGCGGCGGCTGGGACTTCACCTGCCGTCAGGTCGGCAAATCCATGCAGGATCTGGGTCTGATCGACTCGACCATGCAGGTCGTGAACCTCGCCGGTGGCGGCGGCGGCGTGGCCTTCGCCGAAGTGGTGAACAAGCGCAATGACGACGACAACCTGATCGTCGCGGCTTCTTCGGCCACCGCGACCCGTCTGGCCCAAGGCGCCTATCCGGGCAACTCGATGGATCAGGTCCGCTGGGTCGGCTCGATCGGCGCGGATTACGGCGTGATCGCCGTGGCAGCCGACAGCGACATCCAGACGCTTCCCGAACTGCTCGACAAGATCAAGGCCGACCCGACCAGCGTCTCGGTCGCGGGTGGCTCGGCCGTGGGCGGCTGGGATCACCTCAAGGTTCTGATCGCGGCCGACGCCTATGGCATCGACGATGTGCGTCAGGTCAAATACATCGCCTTCGACGGTGGCGGCGAAGCGGTGACCCAGCTTCTGGCGGGCTCCGTGCAGGCCTTCACCGGCGATCTGTCGGAAGCCAAGGGCTTCGTCGACTCGGGCGATATCCGTGTGATCGCGGTGCTCGCGCCCGAGCGGCTGGAGGGTGAATTCTCGAAATTCCCGACCGCGAAAGAGCAGGGCATCGATGCGATCGGCGCCAACTGGCGCGGCTTCTACGCGCCGGGCGGCATGTCGGACGAGGCTTATCAGGCGTGGGTCGACAAGGTTGGCCAGCTCTACGCCTCCGACGAGTGGAAGCAGGTGATGGCGGCCAACGGTCTGGCCCCGCTCAATCTGCAGGGCGCTGAATTCGAGAGCTTCGTGCAGAACTCGGTCCAGCAGATCCAGGACATCTCGCGCCAGATCGGCATCATCAAGTAA
- a CDS encoding ABC transporter substrate-binding protein, whose protein sequence is MIRALLSLTLWLGLSAALAAAEPEAVRTFGPDQPAREITLRTTTDVGILAPAVEAFLDTQPGLAIRFEQWGSNDLYEISEADCASGKPGADLVISSGVQHVVKLVNDNCAATWVSPETTALPKELRWRDQVWGISREPAVMIYNRALVPPEDVPRTRFDLVDLLRPAQSPYRGKVATYDIADSGLGFLFAFLDSQEASTFGALMEAFARSGAVATCCSAEIIDGVAGGRYLIAYNILGSYAAQAARDNPDLGIIAPADYTLVLSRAAYLPGREPNPTAAKLLDFLLSPAGKRALAETKLIDPITRDGGGSDSDETLALQRLIALGPPLLVATDTMKAARFLERWRDIFAQ, encoded by the coding sequence ATGATCCGCGCGCTCCTGTCCCTGACGCTCTGGCTCGGCCTGAGCGCCGCCCTCGCGGCCGCAGAGCCCGAGGCCGTGCGCACCTTCGGCCCCGATCAGCCCGCGCGCGAGATCACCCTGCGCACCACGACCGATGTCGGCATCCTCGCCCCCGCCGTCGAGGCGTTTCTGGACACCCAGCCCGGCCTCGCGATCCGGTTCGAGCAATGGGGCTCGAACGATCTCTACGAGATTTCCGAAGCCGATTGCGCGTCCGGCAAACCCGGTGCCGATCTGGTGATCAGCTCGGGCGTGCAGCATGTGGTGAAGCTGGTGAACGACAATTGCGCGGCCACTTGGGTCTCGCCCGAGACCACGGCGCTGCCGAAGGAGCTGCGCTGGCGCGATCAGGTCTGGGGCATCTCGCGCGAGCCTGCGGTGATGATCTACAACCGCGCGCTGGTCCCGCCCGAGGACGTGCCGCGCACGCGCTTCGATCTGGTCGACCTGCTGCGCCCCGCGCAATCGCCCTACAGGGGCAAGGTCGCGACCTATGATATCGCGGATTCCGGGCTGGGCTTCCTCTTCGCCTTTCTCGACAGTCAGGAGGCCAGCACCTTCGGCGCGCTGATGGAGGCCTTTGCGCGCTCCGGCGCGGTCGCCACCTGCTGCTCGGCCGAGATCATCGACGGCGTCGCGGGCGGGCGCTACCTGATCGCCTATAATATCCTCGGCTCCTATGCGGCGCAGGCGGCGCGCGACAATCCCGATCTGGGCATCATCGCGCCCGCCGATTACACGCTGGTTCTGTCGCGCGCAGCCTATCTGCCGGGGCGCGAGCCCAACCCGACCGCCGCGAAACTGCTGGATTTCCTGCTCTCGCCCGCCGGCAAGCGGGCGCTGGCGGAGACCAAGCTGATCGACCCGATCACGCGCGACGGTGGCGGCAGCGACAGCGACGAGACGCTGGCGCTGCAACGCCTCATCGCGCTTGGCCCGCCGCTACTGGTCGCGACCGACACGATGAAAGCCGCGCGTTTCCTCGAACGCTGGCGCGACATCTTCGCGCAATAG
- a CDS encoding flavin reductase family protein, with the protein MSGIDPRDLRDACGSFATGVTVISTRTEEGDHGMTANAFMSVSLDPPLITISLDHNCKLREKVRASGRYAVSVLNHEMEGLAMHFAGRHDPAHNDPFIERAGMPVVPGAACVFVTEVAQEVEAGDHTLFIGKVVAIERDLEARPLLFCGGKFGALAS; encoded by the coding sequence ATGTCCGGAATTGATCCGCGCGATCTGCGCGACGCTTGCGGCAGTTTCGCAACCGGCGTGACGGTGATTTCGACGCGCACCGAGGAGGGCGATCACGGAATGACGGCCAACGCCTTCATGTCGGTCTCGCTCGATCCGCCGCTGATCACCATCTCGCTCGATCACAATTGCAAGCTGCGCGAGAAGGTGCGCGCCTCGGGGCGCTACGCGGTCTCGGTGCTCAATCACGAGATGGAAGGGCTGGCGATGCATTTCGCGGGCCGCCACGATCCGGCGCATAACGACCCCTTCATCGAGCGCGCCGGGATGCCCGTTGTGCCGGGGGCTGCGTGCGTTTTCGTGACCGAGGTCGCGCAGGAGGTGGAGGCGGGCGATCACACGCTTTTCATCGGCAAGGTCGTCGCGATCGAGCGCGATCTGGAGGCCCGGCCGCTTCTGTTCTGCGGTGGCAAGTTCGGCGCGCTGGCGAGTTGA
- a CDS encoding tripartite tricarboxylate transporter TctB family protein, whose protein sequence is MSDRIFGAVGLCLALFYGWATLQIQESFLSDAVGPKTFPLVIAVILGLASLVILLRPDPDPVWPSLARLAEILAAVVVMILYAEFLPVVGFLIATAFASAYLTWRLGTGPLQSVVVGVATSIGIYVIFKLVLGLSLASGPFGF, encoded by the coding sequence ATGAGTGATCGCATCTTCGGCGCCGTCGGCCTGTGCCTCGCGCTGTTCTACGGCTGGGCGACGCTGCAAATCCAAGAAAGTTTCCTGTCGGATGCGGTGGGGCCCAAAACCTTCCCGCTGGTGATCGCGGTGATCCTCGGGCTGGCCTCGCTCGTGATCTTACTGCGCCCCGATCCCGACCCGGTCTGGCCAAGCCTCGCCCGGCTCGCCGAAATCCTCGCCGCCGTTGTGGTGATGATCCTCTATGCCGAGTTCCTGCCCGTCGTGGGCTTCCTGATCGCGACCGCTTTTGCCAGCGCCTACCTGACCTGGCGGCTGGGGACAGGGCCGCTGCAATCCGTCGTCGTCGGCGTCGCCACCTCGATCGGTATCTACGTAATTTTCAAGCTGGTGCTGGGCCTCTCGCTCGCCAGCGGCCCCTTCGGTTTCTGA
- a CDS encoding tripartite tricarboxylate transporter permease — MDTLMSLADGFHTALTFENLLLALLGTFLGTMMGALPGLGPSNGVAILIPLAFTLGLGATPSLILLTSVYYGAMYGGRISSILLNIPGDEPAMMTCLDGYPMAKKGLAGEALSLSGIASFVGAFFATWGLILLAPQLVKFALLFGPAEYFALFALAFATLGGVSSTNQAKSAFAAMLGLGLSVIGVDTQTGVPRLTFGEVHLYDGLDFLVAIVGLFALSEVFIFLEHRHGSATGAGHKVSVGRITPPWKMVKETTPSMLRSSFLGFVAGVLPGAGASLGSFISYSMEKKLVDRKNTFGTGDPRGVAAPEAGNNAAAGGALVPMLALGVPGSGTTAVLLAVLLSLNITPGPLLFQNNPDVVWGLIAALFIANFMLLAMNIPMVGIFTRVLMIPPRILMPIVAMVSFVGIYGISGSSFDLLVMIGFGVMGWVLRKLDVPLVPIILGTLLGNTMENNLRRAVTISNGDYWTLVGSPLAIGLWAVAIIGFILPLFLSRFVKARMHERRDDEGAISD, encoded by the coding sequence ATGGACACCTTAATGTCACTCGCAGACGGTTTTCACACCGCTCTGACCTTCGAGAACCTGCTGCTCGCCCTGCTGGGCACGTTCCTTGGCACCATGATGGGCGCGCTGCCCGGCCTCGGGCCGTCCAATGGCGTCGCGATCCTGATCCCGCTGGCCTTCACGCTGGGGCTGGGCGCCACGCCGTCGCTGATCCTGCTGACGAGCGTTTATTACGGGGCGATGTATGGCGGGCGGATCAGTTCGATCCTGCTGAACATTCCGGGCGACGAGCCCGCGATGATGACCTGTCTCGACGGCTATCCGATGGCCAAGAAAGGCCTTGCGGGCGAGGCGCTGTCGCTGTCGGGCATCGCGAGCTTCGTGGGCGCCTTCTTTGCGACCTGGGGGCTGATCCTGCTGGCGCCGCAGCTGGTGAAATTCGCGCTGCTGTTCGGACCGGCGGAATATTTCGCCCTCTTCGCACTGGCCTTTGCCACGCTGGGCGGGGTCTCCTCGACCAATCAGGCGAAATCGGCTTTCGCCGCGATGCTGGGCCTCGGTCTGTCGGTGATCGGGGTGGACACCCAGACCGGCGTGCCGCGTCTGACCTTCGGCGAGGTCCACCTCTATGACGGGCTCGATTTCCTCGTCGCCATCGTCGGCCTCTTCGCGCTGTCGGAAGTGTTCATCTTCCTCGAACACCGTCACGGCTCGGCCACCGGCGCGGGCCACAAGGTCTCGGTCGGGCGCATCACGCCGCCGTGGAAGATGGTGAAAGAGACGACGCCGTCGATGCTGCGTTCCTCCTTCCTCGGCTTCGTCGCGGGCGTGCTGCCGGGGGCAGGGGCGTCGCTGGGCTCTTTCATCTCCTACTCGATGGAGAAGAAGCTGGTGGACCGCAAGAACACCTTCGGCACGGGCGATCCGCGCGGTGTCGCGGCGCCCGAGGCGGGCAATAACGCCGCGGCAGGCGGTGCGCTTGTGCCGATGCTGGCGCTTGGCGTGCCGGGCTCGGGCACCACGGCGGTGCTGCTGGCGGTGCTTTTGTCGCTCAACATCACGCCCGGCCCCTTGCTGTTCCAGAACAACCCCGATGTGGTCTGGGGCCTGATCGCGGCGCTCTTCATCGCCAACTTCATGCTGCTCGCGATGAATATCCCGATGGTGGGCATCTTCACCCGCGTGCTGATGATCCCGCCGCGCATCCTGATGCCGATCGTCGCGATGGTCTCCTTCGTGGGGATCTATGGCATCTCCGGCTCCAGCTTCGATCTGCTGGTGATGATCGGCTTCGGCGTGATGGGCTGGGTGCTGCGCAAGCTCGACGTGCCGCTGGTGCCGATCATCCTCGGCACGCTCCTGGGCAACACGATGGAGAACAACCTGCGCCGGGCCGTGACGATCTCGAACGGCGATTACTGGACGCTGGTCGGCAGCCCGCTTGCGATCGGGCTGTGGGCGGTGGCGATCATCGGCTTCATTCTGCCGCTGTTCCTGAGCCGCTTCGTGAAGGCGCGGATGCATGAGCGCCGCGATGACGAGGGGGCGATCTCGGACTGA
- a CDS encoding 3-hydroxybutyrate dehydrogenase: MSRLDGKTALVTGSVQGIGLAIAKSLAEAGARIALHGLADEAQVAEATAVLEAAGAPEVKFFDADMADPAQIDAMMDAVEAWGGADILVNNAGIQRTVSLAEATPEIWNAILAVNLSGAFHTMRRAMPGMAERGYGRVVNIASVHGLVASANKAPYVASKFGLVGMSRVAALEYAQAGTREAGGVTVNCICPGWTETDILGPQIAERAAAHGGDRAAGIADLLAEKQPTRRMSDPSEIGALALWLCAPIAHNVTGTSIPVDGGWTTQ, encoded by the coding sequence ATGTCGCGACTGGATGGAAAGACGGCTCTGGTAACGGGTTCGGTGCAAGGCATCGGGCTTGCGATCGCGAAATCGCTGGCCGAGGCGGGCGCGCGCATTGCATTGCACGGTTTGGCCGATGAGGCGCAGGTCGCCGAGGCGACAGCGGTGCTGGAGGCCGCGGGCGCGCCCGAGGTGAAGTTCTTCGACGCCGATATGGCTGATCCGGCACAGATCGACGCGATGATGGATGCGGTCGAGGCGTGGGGCGGCGCGGATATCCTCGTGAACAATGCAGGCATCCAGCGCACGGTCAGCCTCGCCGAGGCCACGCCCGAGATCTGGAACGCCATTCTCGCGGTGAACCTGTCGGGCGCGTTCCACACGATGCGCCGCGCGATGCCGGGCATGGCCGAGCGCGGTTATGGCCGCGTCGTGAACATCGCCTCAGTGCATGGGCTCGTGGCCTCGGCCAACAAGGCGCCCTATGTCGCCTCGAAATTCGGTCTGGTGGGCATGAGCCGGGTCGCCGCACTGGAATATGCGCAGGCGGGCACGCGCGAGGCGGGCGGCGTGACGGTGAACTGCATCTGTCCGGGCTGGACCGAGACCGACATTCTCGGCCCCCAGATCGCGGAACGCGCAGCGGCGCATGGTGGCGACCGGGCGGCGGGGATCGCGGATCTTCTGGCGGAAAAGCAGCCCACCCGGCGCATGTCCGATCCCTCCGAGATCGGGGCGCTCGCGCTGTGGCTCTGTGCGCCGATCGCGCACAACGTGACCGGCACCTCGATCCCCGTCGATGGCGGCTGGACCACGCAATAA
- a CDS encoding sensor histidine kinase gives MAMSDGVRSREIGISATRSLTARLVTGLSGLMIVGGLILALAAFAYGRAAARDAFDRLLVGAANDIAASISIRDGAPVVDLPVSAFELLALAPDDRIAYQVSGPKGAVLTGYEDLPRPGTTAQDSELYDARFKGEPARYIRVTRRFAERQFSGTVEVIVGQTLRARTQLALSITRNALGGLAVGGIAMLAFAIIIVHSALRPLERLAHRISERDPQDLTPIRAAVPREVDVLVQATNGFMGRLDRQFATMKSLISDTAHQLRTPVAALRAQSDLAAEEDDPAQRAQIVAKMHSGTVRLSRLLDQMLSRALVIHRADSARRARVDLRNIALDIFEEGDHATLAPGSEIQLEIAEAEVPVLADELSLSEAAKNLLGNALAHGEAPVTIGAELRDGRARLWVRDAGPGPTPELRARLGERFAPGHSDTRRRGASSGLGLAIAQSVAETYGGTLEMESDAAGFTIAITLPQAEETT, from the coding sequence ATGGCGATGTCTGACGGCGTGCGCTCCCGCGAGATCGGCATTTCCGCCACGCGCTCGCTGACCGCGCGGCTTGTCACCGGGCTGTCGGGTCTGATGATCGTCGGCGGGCTGATCCTCGCACTGGCCGCCTTCGCCTATGGGCGCGCGGCGGCGCGCGACGCCTTTGACCGGCTATTGGTGGGCGCGGCCAATGACATCGCCGCCTCGATCTCGATCCGCGACGGCGCGCCGGTCGTCGATCTGCCGGTCTCGGCCTTCGAGCTCTTGGCCCTCGCCCCCGATGACCGCATCGCCTATCAGGTCAGCGGCCCGAAAGGCGCGGTGCTCACGGGCTACGAAGACCTGCCCCGCCCCGGCACGACCGCACAGGATTCCGAGCTGTACGATGCGCGCTTCAAGGGAGAGCCCGCGCGCTACATCCGGGTCACACGCCGTTTCGCGGAACGACAGTTCTCCGGCACGGTAGAGGTGATCGTCGGCCAGACCCTGCGGGCGCGCACCCAGCTTGCGCTCAGCATCACCCGCAATGCGCTTGGCGGGCTGGCGGTCGGCGGCATCGCCATGCTCGCCTTCGCGATCATCATCGTGCATAGCGCGCTGCGCCCGCTGGAGCGGCTGGCCCATCGCATCTCGGAACGCGATCCGCAGGATCTGACCCCGATCCGCGCCGCCGTGCCGCGCGAGGTCGATGTGCTGGTGCAGGCGACGAACGGGTTCATGGGGCGGCTGGACCGGCAATTCGCCACGATGAAAAGCCTGATCTCGGACACTGCGCATCAGCTGCGCACCCCCGTCGCGGCCCTGCGTGCGCAATCCGACCTTGCCGCCGAAGAGGACGACCCGGCGCAGCGCGCGCAGATCGTCGCGAAGATGCATTCCGGCACGGTCCGGTTGAGCCGCCTGCTCGATCAGATGCTGTCGCGTGCGCTTGTGATCCACCGCGCCGACAGTGCGCGACGCGCGCGGGTCGATCTGCGCAACATCGCCTTGGATATCTTCGAGGAAGGCGATCACGCGACCCTCGCGCCGGGGAGCGAAATCCAGCTGGAGATCGCCGAGGCGGAGGTACCCGTGCTGGCCGATGAGCTTTCGCTGTCGGAGGCCGCGAAGAACCTGCTGGGCAATGCGCTGGCACATGGCGAGGCCCCGGTCACCATCGGCGCGGAGCTGCGCGACGGGCGCGCCCGGCTCTGGGTGCGCGACGCAGGCCCCGGCCCCACGCCCGAGCTGCGCGCGCGTCTGGGCGAGCGGTTCGCGCCGGGGCATTCGGACACGCGGCGGCGCGGTGCGTCGAGCGGGCTGGGCCTCGCCATCGCGCAATCGGTGGCGGAGACCTATGGCGGCACGCTCGAGATGGAGAGCGATGCGGCAGGCTTCACCATCGCGATCACCCTGCCCCAGGCCGAGGAGACCACATGA
- a CDS encoding response regulator transcription factor produces MRLLLVEDAEELAEATQRRLARSGMACDLAATVEEARDFLAVQAYDAVILDINLPDGTGTDLLREMRAQAAMMPVLMLTAQFSVDDKISAFQLGADDYLVKPFDHRELEARLHAIGRRQTADRSADLELGHLRYNATAGSASVGDQPLKLTGREFALLGLLMRNAGQVMSKDRLHEGLYAFDDAVPGDNAIELYIARLRKKIAGSGVEIETLRGRGYRLAARDGDV; encoded by the coding sequence ATGCGGCTCTTGCTTGTCGAAGATGCCGAGGAGCTGGCCGAGGCCACGCAGCGCAGGCTTGCGCGCTCGGGCATGGCCTGCGATCTCGCCGCCACCGTCGAGGAAGCGCGCGACTTTCTGGCGGTGCAGGCCTATGACGCGGTGATCCTCGACATCAACCTGCCCGATGGCACCGGCACCGACCTTTTGCGCGAGATGCGCGCGCAGGCCGCGATGATGCCGGTGCTGATGTTGACCGCGCAATTCTCGGTCGACGACAAGATTTCCGCCTTCCAGCTCGGGGCGGACGATTATCTTGTAAAACCCTTTGATCACCGGGAGTTGGAGGCAAGACTTCATGCGATCGGGCGGCGGCAGACGGCGGATCGCTCCGCCGATCTGGAGCTTGGCCATCTGCGCTATAACGCGACGGCGGGCAGCGCCTCGGTCGGGGATCAGCCGCTGAAGCTGACGGGCCGCGAATTCGCGCTGCTGGGCCTGCTGATGCGCAATGCGGGGCAAGTGATGTCGAAGGACCGGCTGCACGAGGGGCTCTACGCTTTCGACGACGCGGTGCCGGGCGACAATGCGATCGAGCTTTATATCGCGCGGCTGCGCAAGAAGATCGCGGGCAGCGGGGTCGAGATCGAGACCCTGCGCGGACGCGGCTACCGTCTGGCGGCGCGCGATGGCGATGTCTGA